One window of the Camelina sativa cultivar DH55 chromosome 1, Cs, whole genome shotgun sequence genome contains the following:
- the LOC104779736 gene encoding uncharacterized protein LOC104779736, giving the protein MNRNTRIDIPSPSLATVSASADGEFNEDDIFAIDISHAPPRHSPVSSPSQHHHHHHHHPARQLQRSKSGLKNVEASGILAALPESSGNSSYLSHVFHHKPAAVLSTSVSSTVSPSSSSGGGGASAASSSSSRAIPSAPKPPQERLPFSASFIGGGGKYPQSAPVQVPLMSSAMMNRHKKEFKLTDVVDDDEEEEEEGEMLPPHEIVARSLAQSSLLSCSVLEGAGRTLKGRDLRQVRNAVFRRTGFID; this is encoded by the coding sequence atgaacAGAAACACAAGAATCGATATCCCTTCACCATCTTTAGCCACCGTCTCCGCCTCTGCAGACGGTGAGTTTAATGAAGACGACATCTTCGCAATCGACATATCTCACGCGCCTCCTCGTCATTCTCCCGTGTCGTCTCCGTcgcagcatcatcatcatcatcatcatcatcctgcTCGTCAGCTTCAGAGGAGCAAGAGCGGTTTGAAAAACGTTGAAGCTTCTGGTATCCTTGCCGCTCTTCCTGAATCCTCTGGAAACAGCAGTTACTTGAGTCATGTCTTTCACCACAAGCCTGCGGCTGTTCTCTCTACTTCTGTCTCCTCCACTGTTtctccatcgtcttcttcaggtggtggtggtgcatctgctgcttcttcgtcttcatctcgAGCTATCCCATCCGCGCCTAAACCTCCTCAAGAGAGGCTTCCGTTTTCAGCTTCTTTTATAGGTGGTGGTGGGAAGTATCCTCAGTCAGCTCCTGTTCAAGTGCCGTTAATGTCTTCCGCTATGATGAATCGCCATAAGAAGGAGTTTAAGCTGACTGatgtggtggatgatgatgaggaggaggaagaagaaggcgaAATGCTTCCGCCTCACGAGATTGTAGCTCGATCTTTGGCTCAGTCTTCGTTGTTATCTTGCTCGGTGCTTGAAGGAGCAGGAAGGACACTTAAAGGGAGAGATCTCAGGCAGGTAAGGAATGCTGTTTTCAGAAGAACCGGTTTCATAgattga